The sequence CGGAGGTGCAGCCTACCCCTCGCTGCCCCAAACTTGGGCGTTGACCGGAGCCGGGGAAGGGCGTAGATTCTCGCTGTCGGCAGGCTGCTGCAACTCTCTTTCTCCTGCTCTCCCGCGAAAGAAGAATGCCAGAAAGTCCGAAGGACCGCCGAACCGCGCCGCGCTTTGCCATGCGCCTGCCTCTTATCGCCCGCTTTTCCAACGGAAGCGTGCATGAGGAAGAGACCTTCACCCAGGACGTCAGCTCTTCGGGCGCCTTCTTCTATGTGGATATGGAGATCGGCGGGCTCCGCCAGATCGAACTCACCCTGATCCTTCCCGCCGAGGGAGAGACCCCGGCGGACATCCGTGTCCGCTACACCGGGCGGGTAGCGCGGCTGGAGCGATCGCCGGAGGGAAGATTGGGCGTGGCCGCCGCGTTCGGAAGCTGCGAGTACCTGGCCCAGGCCTGAGCCGGCTGCAGCGAAAAATCAAGAGGCCCTCGCCACGGCGAGGGCCTTTTCTTGTCTTTCATCTTCTATCTTGTCTCTTGCGAATGACCTATTGGTTGCTGGCGGGCGAGCCGTTGTGCTGCGCGATGATCTTGCGGGCGTTATCGGCCAGCTCTTTGGCCTTGGGCAACAGGTCCAGGGCCTTGACCACCTGAGGATCGGTTTCCGCGTGCACCCGCAGGCCTTCCTGCTGGCCGAACTCGGAGATGAAGAGCTCGCTCTTGATGTTGGCGCGCAACCAGTCGTTCACGTCCATCAGTTCGCCCTCAGTGTAGGCGATCTTCTGCTCGTCCAGGAACTTGCGGAAGTCCTGCAGCACCTCGTCGGTGACTTCGAAGCCGCGCTGCACGTGGCGGGTGAGCAGGTAGTGGCGGGCGAAGTTGAAGAAGGCGTACTTCTGGAGCAGGGAATCCTGGAAGTGGTTGCTCTTTTGCGCGGGCAGCTTGACGTCCGGGGTGATGCCGCCGCCGCCATAGACGGTGCGGCCGCTGTCGGTGAGCTTCACTTCCTTGTTGCCGTTATTCTCACCCGCCTTGTTGTTGTAGTAGTAGTCGTAAAGCGAGACGCCGGTGTAGTCGCGCTGGATAAGCCGGCCGCTGGGGGTGTAGTACTTGGCCGTGGTCAGG is a genomic window of Terriglobales bacterium containing:
- a CDS encoding S41 family peptidase — translated: VAELLKGPKGTQVRITIVREGLDKPLEFTITRDEIPRYSVDLHFLVRPGIGYMHVSGFNETTEDEVQAALDEFGELKGLILDLRQNPGGLLGEGVGVADKFLKKGAVIVSHRGRASAEKRYTARRGNLGKDYPLVVLVSRGTASAAEIVAGAIQDHDRGLVVGENTFGKGLVQTVYPLSENTGLALTTAKYYTPSGRLIQRDYTGVSLYDYYYNNKAGENNGNKEVKLTDSGRTVYGGGGITPDVKLPAQKSNHFQDSLLQKYAFFNFARHYLLTRHVQRGFEVTDEVLQDFRKFLDEQKIAYTEGELMDVNDWLRANIKSELFISEFGQQEGLRVHAETDPQVVKALDLLPKAKELADNARKIIAQHNGSPASNQ
- a CDS encoding PilZ domain-containing protein, giving the protein MPESPKDRRTAPRFAMRLPLIARFSNGSVHEEETFTQDVSSSGAFFYVDMEIGGLRQIELTLILPAEGETPADIRVRYTGRVARLERSPEGRLGVAAAFGSCEYLAQA